In Mytilus trossulus isolate FHL-02 chromosome 14, PNRI_Mtr1.1.1.hap1, whole genome shotgun sequence, a genomic segment contains:
- the LOC134697294 gene encoding uncharacterized protein LOC134697294 isoform X3 — MEDVTEEYRNSLADLTQNSKPLINMLTMLAEDNEIHAAKIVQVIETHLQEVDATKKLPTLYLIDSIIKNLPKSTYPSFFSHNIVNIFCNMFEQVDEKTRQCMFKVRQTWNQHFSSRRMYALDVRVNNIDHAWPLTAPPPSMSSSIHVNPRFLAQQKEEQGLPLPEEPDDEDEAEMRRQLIAKQAEILKLQQKRLELELKETEARLKSQVKTPDSSDSTDLFVGVEAPAETTTSISRDPRIQKDPRIQKDPRLRDPRVCRDPRMRSKPAQPELLPSSEEQPQLTFFGPSTNVPLNQFGGRETEPPTLLSESAMPPQITHQPPVMTSGTGMLPFPMPSALLPRPMQTASPFLSEFGNQNNQAIPSMKHEPMEQNTFSPKKQYKPKPDVEVKKEKITPEKVNSSPKGLESTVKVKVEKSLGVSPRKKKLDPRKAASETRVKESKDQEVKNLKATSSQSQEKVRSTNNDTKPRHENHDKGRARNKDTHDKGKSPNDEEKVKSKSSPSETQHSKNKRTRGDSERENRKTSEERNGKSESRERENSWKDTRSRRSKSPRKSRERSRSPVKETVKGSKVQTRSSKSRSKTDLKQDTKTQNEEPMEETHKIEHRKPISSLPRIPKRTGTDVDERRKDKDQDERRLSGSNKRDLDERRDYRDGDSGRNSKKARISQERGVPTMEPVHIHTKLNEDLSALFGNEDQDYRHADTISPRGGGQVGWARYKADHPQDFDSRRSSIEDIDQRQDPLDQRHQAPKVPRDTDFRTPPFSRPPGRSPGYNEPVQRIGQPPSEEDVPQELRIENREQILRKMEMRRKSGELSHQELQTVLRSLSEFDTLQEQKRHHHPGHEPPLLEPEIHRRDERVLPLRQNEPLMEYNSPGKAPIPRQNEPLMEYSSPRKDRSHQHDADIRRDQFRGPDRPKDDRGPREEPVRPSLLGPGPGPRLNKEPDVIGSDRDRPIPGPDPAMNFDVDLRKPPQMDRGPLIDRRPDVEVGRSPVDRPKEVKPSLLGPGPVILKEKEPLITPKLDPVKRDVEKKEKVFKPKEKKKEGAGLAVGAMLEMLRSENSPDNSQDAPMPKPVVPDALKAPAKENREQKTHRGSQKEERRSKSHREHGRNESHRDERRRDRPRDDRRRERDAARDENRKDGSRDENRKDTPRDEIRREPPRDERVPRLVPKPIYDPDRDDRWMMPGGVRIKDGVLNIFPDGTEEIVVNGQPHHYRMGGPKRIIPFKGDQLEAFIEQTRRTLLINGTAVYKVADPVKEVFWGPGPNQRAQVFYHGNPRNMWIDGFLYNLRIDAPPKIIRFRDKEHTVLIDGRDGMLLIDKKEYGTYGGKPRFVRLDDERVEMRFTPPPKNIVIDGLQCQIRLDRKIPFIVMDGVARGIRFDGPPRDVIINGQKFLIPTDRAVEVCIDGIFHMVAFGGPSHEIIIDGNWYELQFNGPPREITLGNQRLLVGLPCPPPDVKILDPIENQTLKEPDVEKSGGKRDKRHGSDDRNSPSFGQKKPVSILDMDIAKPPGLRNKDRLKGSPLYDERSRSPDSHKDRRHRRHSPDRRGGSPQINDQFNGPSMNQTGPPQPRPPFIPGQPFNQGGPNQPFQPGPNQPFPPNQQFPGPNQPPFSSGPNQRFPLGPNQPPFMPGPNQPFPSGPNQIFPPGQNQQMPGPGAMPPFQMGPRPMMQDEGSQGPHPMFQQGPQGQPLQSMPGMPPNMPVMSQSMPMPGQPMPIQGPPVSVAGQPLPGQPMMPPGSVPISVMNQPINPGIMSQPLGGPPNLMPSQQPPTLQPEPLNVESLLQRLIKVGLIAQSGEKAKEKEQEKEKEKEEKKSESESPQKKEEESSDGKEKKKPVRLKLSKPQKIPDLTEMKSNILKK; from the exons GTAGATGAAAAGACTAGACAGTGTATGTTTAAAGTACGACAGACCTGGAATCAACATTTTTCCAGTAGAAGGATGTATGCCTTGGATGTTAGGGTGAACAACATTGACCATGCATGGCCACTGACCGCACCACCACCTAGTATGTCCAGTAGTATCCATGTCAATCCTAGGTTTCTTGCACAG CAAAAAGAAGAGCAAGGTTTACCCTTGCCTGAGGAGCCAGATGATGAGGATGAAGCTGAAATGAGGAGACAACTGATTGCCAAGCAAGcagaaatattgaaattacaACAGAAAAGACTAGAATTAGAACTGAAAGAAACTGAAGCACGTCTCAAATCTCAGGTAAAAACG CCTGACTCATCAGATTCAACTGACTTATTTGTTGGTGTAGAAGCACCAGCTGAGACAACAACTTCTATATCAAGAGATCCTCGGATACAAAAAGACCCTCGAATACAAAAAGATCCTCGTCTAAGAGATCCCAGAGTATGTAGGGATCCAAGAATGAGGTCAAAGCCAGCACAGCCTGAACTTCTCCCTAGTAGTGAGGAACAACCTCAGTTGACCTTTTTTGGTCCCAGCACTAATGTTCCGTTGAATCAGTTTGGTGGAAGGGAAACAGAGCCTCCGACATTGTTGAGTGAATCCGCTATGCCACCTCAAATTACACATCAGCCACCTGTCATGACTTCTGGTACAGGAATGTTGCCGTTTCCAATGCCTAGCGCCTTATTGCCACGGCCAATGCAGACCGCTTCACCGTTTTTATCTGAGTTTGGTAATCAAAATAACCAAGCCATACCAAGTATGAAACATGAACCTATGGAACAAAATACATTCAGTCcgaaaaaacaatataaaccaAAGCCTGATGTAGAAgtcaaaaaggaaaaaattaCTCCGGAAAAAGTGAATTCTAGCCCAAAAGGATTAGAAAGCACAGTTAAAgtgaaagttgaaaaaagtctAGGTGTATCAccaagaaaaaagaaattagaCCCGAGAAAGGCTGCCAGTGAAACAAGAGTAAAAGAATCCAAGGACCAAGaggtaaaaaatttaaaagcaaCGAGTAGTCAAAGTCAGGAAAAAGTTAGAAGCACAAATAATGACACTAAACCACGCCATGAAAATCATGATAAGGGCAGAGCAAGAAACAAAGATACTCATGATAAAGGGAAATCACCTAATGACGaggaaaaagtaaaaagtaaatcaaGCCCTAGTGAAACTCAACATAGTAAAAATAAACGGACTAGGGGAGACTCGGAACGTGAAAATCGGAAAACAAGTGAAGAAAGAAATGGAAAAAGCGAAAGCAGAGAACGAGAAAATAGTTGGAAAGATACTCGTAGTCGAAGGAGTAAGTCGCCAAGAAAGAGCAGAGAAAGGTCAAGGTCTCCTGTCAAAGAGACCGTAAAAGGATCTAAAGTTCAAACGCGTAGTAGTAAAAGTAGAAGTAAGACTGATTTAAAACAGGACACCAAAACTCAGAATGAAGAACCCATGGAAGAAACACATaaaattgaacatagaaaaCCCATATCTAGTTTGCCAAGGATACCTAAGCGTACCGGTACAGATGTTGATGAAAGAAGAAAGGATAAAGATCAAGATGAACGTCGACTTTCTGGTTCCAATAAAAGGGATCTTGATGAAAGACGCGATTATAGAGATGGAGACTCTGGCCGAAACAGTAAAAAAGCCAGAATCAGTCAGGAAAGAGGCGTTCCTACCATGGAACCAGTTCACATTCATACCAAGCTAAATGAAGATTTAAG tgccTTATTTGGAAATGAAGACCAGGATTACAGACACGCTGATACAATTTCGCCCAGAGGAGGTGGGCAGGTAGGATGGGCAAGATACAAGGCTGATCATCCACAGGACTTCGACAGTCGTAGATCAAGTATAGAAGACATAGATCAGAGACAAGATCCACTCGATCAGAGACACCAAGCACCCAAGGTTCCAAGAGATACTGATTTCAGAACACCACCCTTCAGTAGACCTCCAGGTCGAAGTCCTGGTTATAATGAACCAGTGCAAAGGATTGGACAGCCTCCTTCTGAAGAGGATGTACCACAAGAATTGAGAATTGAGAATCGAGaacaaatattaagaaaaatggAAATGAGAAGAAAGTCTGGAGAACTTAGTCATCAGGAACTTCAAACAGTTTTAAGAAGCTTATCTGAATTTGATACTCTGCAAGAACAAAAACGACATCACCATCCAGGACATGAACCGCCTCTTCTAGAACCTGAAATTCATAGACGAGATGAAAGAGTACTGCCACTTAGACAAAACGAGCCTTTGATGGAGTATAACTCACCTGGAAAAGCACCTATTCCTCGACAAAATGAACCGTTGATGGAGTACAGTTCTCCTCGAAAAGACAGAAGTCACCAGCATGATGCAGATATAAGAAGGGACCAGTTTAGAGGACCTGATAGACCAAAAGATGACAGGGGTCCAAGAGAGGAACCAGTAAGACCAAGCTTACTTGGACCTGGACCTGGTCCTAGATTGAATAAAGAGCCGGATGTTATTGGATCTGATAGAGACAGACCTATCCCTGGTCCTGACCCTGCTATGAATTTTGATGTGGACCTCCGAAAGCCCCCTCAAATGGATAGAGGCCCACTTATAGATAGGAGACCTGATGTTGAGGTAGGAAGGTCACCAGTAGATAGACCCAAAGAGGTAAAACCAAGTCTTCTAGGCCCTGGACCTGTTATTTTAAAGGAGAAAGAACCATTGATTACCCCTAAACTAGATCCTGTCAAACGTGATGTAGAGAAAAAAGAGAAAGTTTTTAAACCTAAAGAGAAGAAGAAAGAAGGTGCTGGACTGGCTGTAGGAGCAATGTTGGAAATGTTGAGATCAGAAAATTCTCCAGATAATTCACAAGATGCACCTATGCCCAAGCCTGTAGTTCCCGATGCTCTCAAGGCTCCTGCAAAAGAAAACCGTGAACAAAAAACTCATAGGGGATCTCAGAAAGAAGAAAGAAGATCAAAATCCCATAGAGAGCATGGAAGAAATGAAAGTCACAGAGATGAAAGGCGTAGAGACAGACCCAGAGATGATAGACGTAGAGAAAGGGATGCTGCAAGAGATGAAAATCGTAAAGATGGTTCTAGAGATGAAAATCGTAAAGATACTCCAAGAGATGAAATTCGTAGAGAACCTCCTAGAGATGAAAGAGTACCACGTCTAGTTCCTAAACCTATTTATGACCCTGACAGAGATGACAGATGGATGATGCCAGGAGGGGTGAGGATAAAAGACGGAGTACTGAATATATTCCCTGATGGCACTGAAGAAATTGTTGTAAATGGTCAGCCACATCATTACAGAATGGGAGGACCAAAACGTATCATTCCTTTTAAAGGGGATCAGTTGGAAGCTTTCATTGAACAAACAAGAAGAACGCTTCTTATAAATGGTACTGCTGTATACAAAGTTGCTGACCCAGTGAAGGAAGTTTTCTGGGGCCCAGGTCCTAATCAAAGAGCTCAAGTATTTTATCATGGAAATCCCAGGAACATGTGGATTGATggatttttgtataatttgcGCATAGATGCACCACCTAAAATAATTCGATTCCGTGATAAGGAACATACAGTTTTGATAGATGGGCGAGATGGAATGCTATTGATAGACAAAAAAGAATATGGAACATATGGCGGGAAGCCAAGATTTGTTCGTTTGGATGATGAAAGAGTAGAAATGAGATTTACTCCTCCGCCTAAAAATATAGTCATTGATGGATTGCAATGCCAGATAAGACTTGATAGAAAAATTCCTTTTATTGTAATGGATGGTGTTGCAAGGGGTATTCGATTCGATGGACCCCCTAGAGATGTAATAATAAACGGACAGAAGTTTTTAATTCCCACAGACAGGGCAGTTGAGGTCTGCATTGATGGAATATTTCATATGGTAGCATTTGGAGGTCCCTCTcatgaaattattatagatggaaATTGGTATGAGTTGCAGTTTAATGGACCCCCAAGAGAAATAACTTTAGGAAATCAACGGCTCCTGGTTGGGCTGCCGTGTCCACCACCAGATGTGAAAATCTTAGACCCAATTGAAAATCAGACCCTTAAAGAACCTGATGTTGAGAAGAGTGGAGGCAAACGTGACAAGAGACATGGATCAGATGACAGAAACTCACCATCATTTGGCCAAAAAAAGCCTGTATCCATATTAGACATGGATATTGCAAAACCTCCAGGACTTAGGAATAAGGACAGATTAAAGGGATCACCTCTGTATGATGAAAGGTCCAGAAGTCCAGATAGTCATAAAGATAGAAGACATAGGAGACATAGTCCAGACAGAAGAGGAGGTTCTCCACAAATTAATGATCAGTTTAATGGACCCTCCATGAATCAAACTGGTCCACCTCAGCCTAGACCACCGTTTATACCAGGTCAGCCGTTTAATCAAGGAGGACCAAATCAGCCATTCCAGCCTGGACCCAATCAACCATTCCCACCAAATCAGCAATTTCCAGGTCCAAATCAGCCTCCATTTTCATCAGGACCAAATCAAAGATTCCCACTAGGTCCTAATCAACCACCATTTATGCCTGGTCCAAATCAGCCATTTCCATCTGGACCAAATCAGATTTTTCCACCAGGTCAAAATCAGCAAATGCCAGGTCCAGGAGCTATGCCACCTTTCCAAATGGGCCCAAGGCCTATGATGCAAGATGAGGGTTCTCAGGGTCCACATCCAATGTTTCAACAAGGTCCTCAAGGCCAGCCATTACAGTCTATGCCTGGTATGCCACCCAATATGCCAGTGATGAGTCAGTCTATGCCTATGCCAGGTCAACCTATGCCTATTCAAGGTCCACCGGTGTCTGTTGCAGGTCAGCCGTTGCCAGGTCAACCAATGATGCCACCAGGATCAGTTCCAATCAGTGTCATGAATCAGCCAATTAATCCAG GAATAATGAGTCAGCCACTTGGAGGACCACCAAATCTAATGCCGTCCCAACAGCCACCAA catTGCAACCTGAGCCATTGAATGTGGAGTCTTTACTACAAAGACTTATCAAAGTCGGTCTGATTGCACAATCTGGAGAAAAGGCAAAAGAAAAGgaacaagaaaaagaaaaggaaaaggaGGAAAAGAAATCAGAGAGTGAATCTccacaaaagaaagaagaagagTCGTCAGATGGGAAAGAGAAAAAGAAGCCAGTG